In Opitutaceae bacterium TAV5, one genomic interval encodes:
- a CDS encoding short-chain dehydrogenase — MFSLTGKTALVTGCKRGIGRAMAVALAEAGADIVGVSATLETTASGAVSGVARDVAALGRTFTGYAADFSKRDAFTAFIAEVKAAHPVIDILVNNAGNILRKPAAEHPDEYWDAIIETNLSAQFILSREIGRDMIARGSGKIIFTASLLTFQGGINVPGYAASKGGVGQLTKALANEWAGKGVNVNAIAPGYIATDNTEALRNDPARAKSILDRIPAGRWGEPDDFKGPVVFLASDASRYVHGSILLVDGGWMGR; from the coding sequence ATGTTCTCCCTCACTGGAAAAACCGCCCTCGTCACCGGCTGCAAACGCGGCATCGGCCGCGCCATGGCCGTCGCTCTCGCCGAAGCCGGCGCCGACATCGTCGGCGTCAGCGCCACGCTCGAAACCACCGCCAGCGGCGCGGTCAGCGGTGTCGCCCGCGACGTCGCAGCGCTCGGCCGCACCTTCACCGGCTACGCTGCCGACTTCTCGAAGCGAGACGCCTTCACCGCCTTCATCGCCGAGGTCAAGGCTGCCCATCCGGTCATCGACATCCTCGTCAACAACGCCGGCAACATCCTCCGCAAGCCCGCCGCCGAACATCCCGACGAGTACTGGGACGCCATCATCGAAACCAACCTCAGCGCCCAGTTCATCCTCTCGCGCGAGATCGGTCGCGACATGATCGCCCGGGGCTCCGGCAAGATCATCTTCACCGCCTCGCTGCTCACCTTCCAGGGCGGCATCAACGTCCCCGGCTATGCCGCCAGCAAGGGCGGCGTCGGGCAACTGACCAAGGCCCTCGCCAACGAGTGGGCCGGCAAGGGTGTCAACGTCAACGCCATCGCTCCCGGCTACATCGCCACCGACAACACCGAGGCCCTGCGCAACGATCCCGCCCGCGCCAAATCCATCCTCGACCGCATCCCCGCCGGACGCTGGGGCGAACCCGACGACTTCAAGGGCCCCGTCGTCTTCCTCGCCAGCGACGCCTCCCGCTACGTCCACGGCTCCATCCTCCTCGTCGACGGCGGATGGATGGGACGATGA
- a CDS encoding lipase: MKHLPPLFAALAMSTLLATAAPGIESDISYLGPDRAEKLDVWLPSADAFPGPHPAVLLIHGGGWRGGDKAAAREKNIGNTLTSHGYAVFSINYLLNVGENDPATGKLKLTRLAWPQNLYDCKTALRFMRANAARFNIAPDRIAVMGGSAGGHLALLVGATARHEEFNRHGLYTDQSNAVSAIIDFYGDYDIRGRRVSPFAGATPEETAANETAASPITWIDKNTPPVLIAHGSADKTVSVERSRLLAEHLRKLGLDYWYVEVGGAPHTFHLQPKQMDLRPTVLAFLEKHLGKPAATPVPLPAP, encoded by the coding sequence ATGAAACACCTGCCTCCTCTTTTCGCCGCTCTTGCCATGTCCACCCTCCTCGCCACTGCCGCCCCCGGCATTGAAAGCGACATTTCCTACCTCGGCCCCGATCGCGCCGAAAAACTCGATGTCTGGCTGCCCTCCGCCGACGCCTTTCCCGGCCCCCACCCCGCTGTGCTCCTCATCCACGGCGGCGGGTGGCGCGGCGGCGACAAGGCCGCCGCTCGCGAAAAAAACATCGGCAACACGCTCACCTCACACGGCTACGCGGTCTTCTCCATCAACTATCTCCTCAACGTCGGGGAAAACGACCCCGCCACCGGCAAACTGAAACTCACCCGCCTCGCCTGGCCGCAAAACCTCTACGATTGCAAGACCGCCCTGCGCTTCATGCGCGCCAATGCCGCCCGCTTCAACATTGCCCCCGACCGCATCGCCGTCATGGGCGGCTCCGCCGGCGGACACCTTGCCCTGCTCGTCGGCGCCACCGCCCGTCACGAGGAGTTCAACCGCCACGGTCTCTACACCGACCAGTCCAACGCCGTCTCGGCCATCATCGACTTTTACGGCGACTACGACATCCGCGGCCGCCGCGTCTCTCCCTTCGCCGGCGCCACCCCCGAGGAAACCGCCGCCAATGAAACTGCCGCCTCCCCCATCACCTGGATCGACAAAAACACCCCGCCCGTGCTCATCGCCCACGGCTCAGCCGACAAAACCGTCTCCGTCGAACGCTCGCGCCTCCTCGCCGAACACCTCCGGAAACTCGGCCTCGACTACTGGTATGTCGAAGTCGGCGGCGCGCCGCACACCTTCCACCTCCAGCCCAAGCAGATGGACCTCCGCCCCACCGTGCTGGCCTTCTTGGAAAAACACCTCGGCAAACCGGCGGCCACCCCGGTTCCCCTACCGGCCCCATAA
- a CDS encoding TetR family transcriptional regulator produces MGRPSDAKERLLKAARDLIWERSYGMVTIDAICDKAGVKKGSFYYFFDSKSDLAVAAIDTNWTDNSKPVWDSLFSASLPPLERIRNFFQSSHNNQARLQKEHGCVLGCPCFSLGSEICTQDEAIRLKVQEILQRQIRYFESAIRDAQAEGSLPPGDATAKARSLFALFEGSLGQARIQNDLAFLRILPDLALETLGVNRLPEPA; encoded by the coding sequence ATGGGCCGACCAAGTGACGCCAAGGAACGTTTGCTCAAAGCCGCTCGCGATCTGATCTGGGAGCGCAGCTACGGCATGGTCACGATCGACGCCATCTGCGACAAGGCCGGTGTCAAGAAAGGCAGTTTTTATTACTTCTTCGATTCCAAGTCGGATCTCGCCGTCGCCGCGATCGACACCAACTGGACCGACAACAGCAAGCCCGTCTGGGACAGCCTTTTTTCCGCCTCCCTGCCTCCGCTCGAACGCATCCGCAATTTTTTCCAGTCCAGCCACAACAACCAGGCACGCCTGCAAAAGGAGCACGGCTGCGTCCTCGGATGCCCATGCTTTTCCCTCGGTTCGGAAATCTGCACGCAGGACGAAGCCATCCGCCTCAAGGTGCAGGAAATTCTCCAGCGCCAGATCCGCTATTTCGAATCCGCCATCCGCGATGCCCAGGCCGAAGGCTCCCTGCCTCCCGGCGATGCCACCGCCAAGGCACGCAGCCTTTTCGCCCTCTTCGAAGGCAGCCTCGGCCAGGCGCGCATCCAGAACGACCTCGCCTTTCTCCGCATCCTTCCCGACCTCGCGCTCGAAACTCTCGGCGTCAACCGCTTGCCCGAACCGGCATAG
- a CDS encoding AraC family transcriptional regulator: MYDLEPAVVDFEKVCGCKITVHDLAGVFAHRDRKPMLGEVRASHRQSYTECAAEERDYCVKHCMFDFNRRVNESGRPCYLKRCRRRLLEVAIPLYRQQNQVATLFAGLWKHPSGAEAERIRRLCNVLPVFGEGLLRRAEFLRRHPESGFRYRDEIAGFVEAHFNRPVSVADLARKLSLSVSRTCHLTRTLFGKSFSALLVAERLEHARIYLASSDYRVGEIGLLCGFGSAEHFCRMFTRHCKMPPGEYRKTHRPTI, from the coding sequence ATGTATGACCTCGAACCTGCCGTTGTCGATTTCGAGAAAGTGTGCGGCTGCAAAATCACCGTGCACGATCTGGCCGGGGTTTTTGCTCACCGGGACCGCAAGCCGATGCTGGGCGAGGTACGTGCGTCACACCGCCAGTCCTACACCGAATGCGCGGCGGAGGAGCGCGATTATTGCGTGAAGCATTGCATGTTCGATTTCAACCGCAGGGTGAACGAGAGCGGCCGGCCTTGTTATCTGAAACGTTGCCGGAGGCGATTGCTGGAGGTCGCGATTCCGCTTTACCGGCAGCAGAATCAGGTGGCCACGCTTTTCGCGGGGCTCTGGAAGCATCCGTCGGGAGCGGAAGCGGAGAGGATTCGCCGTTTGTGCAACGTGCTGCCGGTGTTCGGAGAGGGGCTGTTGCGGCGGGCGGAGTTTCTGCGACGCCATCCGGAGAGCGGATTTCGCTACCGGGACGAGATCGCCGGATTTGTCGAGGCGCATTTCAACCGGCCGGTTTCGGTGGCGGATCTGGCGCGCAAGCTGTCGCTTTCGGTTTCGAGAACCTGCCACCTGACGAGGACGCTGTTCGGCAAAAGTTTCTCGGCCCTGCTGGTCGCCGAGCGTCTCGAACATGCGAGGATTTATCTGGCGAGCAGCGACTACCGGGTGGGCGAGATCGGTCTGTTGTGCGGTTTCGGCAGCGCCGAGCATTTTTGCAGGATGTTCACCCGCCACTGCAAAATGCCGCCCGGCGAATACCGCAAAACCCACCGCCCGACGATCTGA
- a CDS encoding glycosyhydrolase has protein sequence MISLRRRIIQCLCILPSAGICLSSALVPENITELFPLDKEAVRLTFAAKGDKGPILAGEPHYRILNYEGKEIARGRASMDDAGKVSVQAALPAGFYELIFPEASPDSPATGIWSRNRHSLLNVPVNQVDSFLDIDAALSWLTKPEERPELIRNLRNVIGSSALVRERMAWQDIHVREDKWNWETKSAYESTRKMYAEAGISLLEVFHNAPMRWGRSQGGRFPDDLLAASRSWRELARRWHAYWGALEVWNEPDIAFGGHQPADQYLPLLKTIRYTMREAGIDTPIGGGVFATNGRAYISLAARNGLLDECEFVSFHYYGDPLGLERLIGQHRMWLAEFGQPHKPLWLTETGITRPGKSGVRPDREVQARTALTYAMQAVESRACGIERFFPFVYPAYSERSGSRHYGMLDHMRTPLRTLAASAQAAHALSGTVYAGDLPEETAKDAKRFRVFEIPDDKESMLVVAYSGTVALGAIMKVPFPVQSAQGIDGRLLELADGQTFPIPDGIAYLKVAARDVKNLLVEDTEAMRLYQLAQKKSPPPPSATPIVLQPQMDMKSLSAVSSSGYFFPKEMTRIPVNVGVNNLGKDARRITLQAGASASRKTITVAGGAREIVTMEVDVETLPAGFAETKQLDITTTSDGGERVAPVVLLLNASGGWDIGRHLKESNYQFPLSLGESYRWTNHSSGRIVFEHQAPTTWGFRVDFPEGVDRWAYPRFTLPQEVDSARTTGVLLRARCANPATIRLMAWDDQGRQSYTPFSLFPADGEWHVVYVSYENFLQADVGKPMKISIGLNSKTESNTLEVSDLYIIGK, from the coding sequence ATGATCTCGCTACGCCGCCGCATCATTCAATGCCTGTGCATTCTTCCTTCAGCGGGAATATGCCTGTCCTCCGCACTTGTTCCGGAGAATATCACCGAACTATTCCCTCTGGACAAAGAGGCCGTTCGGCTGACTTTTGCCGCAAAGGGAGATAAAGGTCCGATATTGGCGGGAGAACCCCATTATCGTATTCTCAACTACGAGGGGAAGGAGATCGCGCGAGGACGGGCATCCATGGATGACGCCGGGAAAGTCTCGGTTCAAGCCGCGTTGCCTGCCGGTTTTTATGAGCTGATTTTTCCGGAAGCTTCCCCGGACAGTCCCGCCACGGGCATATGGAGCCGGAATCGTCATTCCTTGTTGAATGTCCCGGTCAACCAGGTGGATTCGTTTTTAGACATTGATGCGGCCTTGTCCTGGCTGACGAAACCGGAAGAGCGCCCCGAACTAATTCGGAACCTGCGAAACGTAATCGGTTCGTCAGCATTGGTCCGGGAGAGAATGGCGTGGCAAGACATACATGTGCGGGAAGATAAGTGGAATTGGGAAACGAAGTCTGCTTATGAGAGCACGCGCAAGATGTACGCGGAGGCCGGGATATCCCTGTTGGAAGTTTTTCACAATGCCCCCATGCGATGGGGCAGGTCGCAAGGAGGACGCTTCCCCGATGATCTTTTGGCGGCATCACGTTCATGGCGTGAACTTGCGCGTCGGTGGCATGCTTATTGGGGTGCGCTGGAAGTTTGGAATGAGCCGGATATTGCCTTTGGTGGGCATCAGCCGGCCGACCAGTATCTGCCTTTGCTCAAGACGATTCGTTACACGATGCGTGAGGCGGGCATTGATACGCCGATTGGAGGCGGCGTGTTTGCGACGAACGGTCGCGCCTACATCTCACTTGCCGCGCGCAATGGACTGTTGGATGAATGCGAATTCGTTTCATTTCATTATTATGGCGACCCGCTTGGGCTGGAGCGACTGATTGGACAGCACCGCATGTGGCTGGCGGAATTCGGCCAACCCCACAAACCACTCTGGTTGACGGAAACCGGAATTACCCGGCCCGGGAAATCAGGAGTGCGTCCAGATCGCGAAGTCCAGGCAAGAACGGCCCTCACCTACGCCATGCAAGCGGTGGAATCCCGGGCTTGTGGAATTGAGCGGTTCTTCCCCTTTGTGTATCCGGCTTATAGTGAACGTTCAGGTTCGAGACATTATGGGATGCTGGATCATATGAGGACGCCATTGCGAACGCTGGCCGCTTCCGCTCAGGCGGCGCACGCCTTGTCAGGAACTGTTTATGCGGGGGATCTGCCAGAGGAAACCGCCAAGGATGCCAAACGATTTCGTGTGTTTGAAATACCTGACGACAAGGAATCGATGTTAGTCGTGGCGTATTCCGGGACGGTGGCATTGGGCGCCATAATGAAGGTGCCGTTCCCGGTGCAATCCGCCCAAGGCATTGATGGACGCCTGTTAGAGCTGGCGGACGGGCAAACATTTCCCATTCCGGATGGCATCGCTTATCTAAAAGTGGCAGCCAGAGACGTGAAAAATCTGCTGGTCGAGGATACGGAAGCCATGCGCCTCTATCAATTGGCCCAAAAGAAATCTCCTCCGCCGCCATCAGCCACCCCCATTGTTTTGCAGCCTCAGATGGACATGAAATCCCTGTCCGCCGTGTCCTCATCAGGTTACTTCTTCCCTAAGGAAATGACGCGAATTCCGGTTAATGTAGGAGTCAATAATTTGGGCAAAGACGCCCGCCGAATTACGCTTCAGGCAGGCGCGAGCGCGTCCCGGAAAACAATTACCGTGGCAGGTGGGGCGCGTGAGATTGTGACGATGGAAGTCGATGTTGAAACATTGCCTGCTGGATTTGCTGAGACAAAACAGCTTGATATCACCACAACTTCCGATGGCGGTGAACGGGTTGCTCCTGTTGTTCTGCTGCTAAATGCGTCGGGTGGCTGGGACATCGGAAGGCATCTCAAGGAGAGCAATTATCAATTTCCGCTGTCTCTGGGGGAATCTTATCGCTGGACGAATCATTCCAGTGGCCGGATTGTATTCGAACATCAGGCACCAACGACATGGGGCTTTCGTGTGGATTTCCCCGAAGGCGTGGACCGCTGGGCGTATCCCCGCTTTACCTTGCCTCAGGAAGTGGATTCCGCCCGCACCACAGGCGTATTGCTGAGAGCGCGTTGTGCAAATCCTGCGACCATTCGGCTTATGGCCTGGGATGATCAAGGACGACAGAGCTACACTCCCTTTTCATTATTTCCTGCCGATGGCGAATGGCATGTAGTTTACGTCTCCTATGAGAACTTCTTGCAGGCCGATGTTGGAAAACCAATGAAGATCTCAATCGGACTCAACTCCAAAACCGAGAGCAATACCCTTGAAGTTAGCGACTTATATATAATCGGAAAATGA
- a CDS encoding sulfite reductase, translating to MKNQYVIDRGCKFCFNCKWTCPADAIVVVDDLMQIDQERCRHCGRCYENCPNEAVRIIPLAEKTTATTGETHT from the coding sequence ATGAAGAATCAGTATGTCATAGATCGCGGCTGCAAATTTTGCTTCAACTGCAAGTGGACTTGCCCGGCTGATGCAATCGTCGTGGTCGATGATCTCATGCAGATCGATCAGGAGCGGTGCCGCCATTGCGGACGATGTTACGAAAACTGCCCCAACGAGGCGGTCCGGATCATCCCGCTCGCGGAAAAAACCACAGCCACCACAGGAGAAACACACACATGA
- a CDS encoding LacI family transcriptional regulator, translating to MAEQTTPTMTQIAELAGVSVMTVSRALKNHPRQSAETRARIQKIAMDIGWRPNPMLAALMAHVRSNRTGQTPGSPVIAFLTWHLDKHVYDEKAGLWLSSIYEGGNARARTLGYKLERFALNAPDMSTARMEKVLRARGILGVILAPLSDPIPDIDFDWSGFASATIGFSYRGAVLHRAVNDQFSSMRLAVTRLRDLGYRRIGLAIRYEDDARVEHKWTGAFLSFSSLLPRDHHLPVFLWHDWQPDGFGEWVAHEKPEVIITLHAEVRGWLQKLGKRVPRDIGLASLNLQGDQAGFSGINQNNRLLGAVAVDLVVEQINHNERGVPAQAKTVMLASEWMDGTTTRRRSTRPARDPSTMKGKTRVSSGVDGV from the coding sequence ATGGCTGAGCAGACCACCCCAACGATGACGCAAATCGCGGAACTGGCCGGAGTGTCGGTGATGACGGTGTCGCGCGCGCTGAAAAACCATCCGCGCCAGTCGGCGGAGACGCGGGCTCGTATCCAGAAAATCGCGATGGATATCGGCTGGCGGCCGAATCCGATGCTGGCCGCGCTGATGGCCCATGTGCGCAGCAACAGGACGGGGCAGACACCCGGATCGCCGGTGATCGCGTTTCTGACCTGGCATCTGGACAAGCATGTTTACGACGAGAAGGCCGGCCTGTGGCTGTCGTCGATTTACGAAGGGGGCAACGCGCGCGCCCGGACGCTCGGTTACAAACTGGAGCGTTTTGCGCTCAACGCGCCCGACATGAGCACCGCGCGGATGGAAAAGGTGCTCCGGGCGCGCGGCATCCTCGGGGTGATCCTCGCTCCGCTTTCGGACCCGATTCCGGACATCGATTTCGACTGGAGCGGGTTTGCCAGCGCCACGATCGGGTTCAGCTATCGCGGAGCCGTGCTGCACCGGGCCGTGAACGACCAATTTTCTTCGATGCGGCTGGCCGTCACGCGACTGCGCGACCTGGGTTACCGGCGCATCGGGCTGGCGATCCGGTACGAGGACGACGCCCGCGTGGAGCACAAGTGGACGGGGGCGTTCCTGTCATTCAGCTCGCTGCTTCCCCGTGATCACCACCTGCCGGTTTTTCTCTGGCATGACTGGCAGCCCGACGGATTCGGAGAGTGGGTGGCACACGAGAAACCGGAGGTGATCATCACGCTCCATGCGGAGGTGCGCGGCTGGTTGCAGAAACTCGGGAAACGCGTGCCGCGCGACATCGGCCTGGCGAGTCTCAACCTCCAGGGCGATCAGGCGGGATTTTCCGGCATCAACCAGAACAACCGGCTGCTCGGCGCGGTGGCGGTCGATCTGGTGGTGGAGCAGATCAACCACAACGAGCGCGGCGTGCCTGCGCAGGCCAAGACCGTCATGCTGGCCAGCGAATGGATGGACGGAACCACCACCCGGCGGCGGTCGACCCGACCTGCCCGCGACCCATCCACCATGAAGGGGAAAACACGCGTCTCCTCCGGCGTGGATGGCGTTTGA
- a CDS encoding lysophospholipase, with the protein MPVCTPPSTLEFHNCHPEPREGGVWQLPRYPANVRHALNERGRMVSMDSCGVELRFVTPAQNIRITLTAEDADVEVQVYRGPFLLATHRLARGVPTALHLTPPERFPEATDAALASGGWSPDVWRIAPGRAACLFHHIETFGHPVRPPAASEKPAITWLAYGSSITHSHHGGYPYHAARLLHWNLLGKGLSGACHIEKEAADYLAATAAEVKADIVTAELGVNMRGGYTVEEFSRRAAGFVKTMRAVNPDTPLVLITAFTNSAHHSRAPRDDFERLHGFDAVLRDIASRASAAGDSRLHLIEGAEILPDLTLLSADLLHPSPSGHALMGHNLAERLRPLAGT; encoded by the coding sequence ATGCCTGTCTGCACGCCTCCCTCCACCCTCGAATTTCACAACTGCCACCCCGAACCCCGCGAAGGCGGCGTCTGGCAGCTTCCCCGCTATCCGGCCAATGTCCGCCACGCGCTCAACGAACGCGGCCGCATGGTCTCGATGGATTCCTGCGGCGTGGAGCTCCGCTTCGTCACTCCCGCACAGAATATCCGCATCACCCTCACCGCCGAGGACGCCGACGTCGAGGTGCAGGTTTACCGCGGCCCCTTTCTCCTGGCCACGCACCGCCTCGCCCGCGGTGTCCCCACCGCGCTCCACCTCACGCCGCCCGAACGTTTCCCCGAGGCCACCGACGCCGCACTCGCTTCCGGCGGGTGGTCGCCCGATGTCTGGCGGATCGCCCCCGGCCGCGCCGCGTGCCTCTTCCACCACATCGAAACCTTCGGTCACCCCGTACGCCCGCCAGCCGCTTCCGAAAAGCCCGCCATCACCTGGCTCGCGTACGGGTCGTCGATCACGCACTCGCACCATGGCGGCTATCCTTACCACGCCGCCCGCCTCCTCCACTGGAATCTCCTCGGCAAGGGCCTCTCCGGCGCGTGCCACATCGAAAAAGAAGCCGCCGACTATCTCGCTGCCACCGCCGCCGAAGTGAAGGCTGACATCGTCACCGCCGAACTCGGCGTGAACATGCGCGGCGGCTACACCGTCGAGGAATTTTCCCGCCGCGCCGCCGGCTTCGTGAAAACGATGCGTGCGGTCAATCCCGATACACCGCTCGTTCTCATCACCGCCTTCACCAACAGCGCCCACCACTCTCGCGCCCCGCGTGACGACTTCGAGCGTCTTCACGGTTTCGATGCCGTCCTCCGGGATATAGCCTCCCGCGCAAGCGCCGCCGGCGATTCCCGGCTCCACCTGATCGAAGGCGCGGAAATTCTGCCCGATCTCACGCTCCTCTCCGCCGACCTCCTCCACCCTTCCCCCTCCGGCCACGCCCTCATGGGCCACAATCTGGCGGAGCGGTTGCGCCCCCTCGCAGGAACCTGA
- a CDS encoding DNA-damage-inducible protein J, whose product MPTTTQKTVLLRARVPTGRMRRTEKIFARLGLKPGDAINAFLAQVEIRNAIPFILTADPETAELMADAEFRQFLADDRAGKIKYTDASDVPL is encoded by the coding sequence ATGCCAACCACCACTCAAAAAACCGTACTGCTCAGGGCACGCGTCCCGACCGGACGCATGCGCAGGACCGAAAAGATATTCGCCCGACTGGGGCTCAAGCCGGGCGATGCCATCAACGCATTCCTCGCCCAGGTCGAGATCCGCAACGCCATTCCGTTCATTCTTACAGCAGACCCCGAAACCGCAGAACTGATGGCTGATGCCGAATTCCGCCAATTCCTGGCCGACGACAGGGCAGGGAAAATCAAATACACCGACGCCAGTGACGTCCCCCTGTGA
- a CDS encoding FAD dependent oxidoreductase: MIPLIERNGKFINPEISMPSCGEYDIVVCGGGMAGIGAALSAARAGCKTLLLERESMLGGLATAGLVNIPLDFAKGISAEMLRRLDAVNGHWHRNSDPEKHKLILDRMTAEAGVEVLFVSHAVDAMVENGRIRGVVIENKSGRQVVLAGRVIDCTGDADIAFFAGCECMAGRPSDGKHQACSLEFRLGGVDWDRYQESELKRTDPSWINLIGKAVADGDMPYPIDNHLNWVTHVPGRPQHCGKDEISMCFAHSRNCRPLDARDLTRMYIEGREQADILSKFIKKCVPGFEDSYLIDTGSLLGVRESRRVVGEYVLTTLDFARATPFDDTVCMTGHHYDLHNPDGPGNVKWAEIEIDGKIRYVSTHGKGGSWAPPGGYEAISDGWGRTGADFRRKELPSSIPYRSLVPLGIDNLLVAGRCLSSEFMAQAGCRLILTCCNMGQAAGTAAALSLEAGVTPRKVDTTKLRQRLITDGCEVGQSFLKQRMLLEPA; the protein is encoded by the coding sequence ATGATCCCACTGATCGAACGCAACGGGAAGTTTATCAATCCCGAGATTTCCATGCCGTCATGCGGCGAGTATGACATCGTCGTTTGCGGAGGCGGCATGGCCGGCATCGGCGCCGCGCTGTCCGCCGCCCGCGCGGGCTGCAAAACCCTGCTGCTCGAACGCGAATCCATGCTGGGCGGACTGGCCACCGCCGGCCTCGTCAACATCCCGCTCGATTTTGCCAAGGGCATCAGCGCCGAAATGCTCCGCCGCCTCGACGCCGTCAACGGCCACTGGCACCGCAACAGCGATCCGGAAAAGCACAAGCTGATCCTCGACCGCATGACCGCCGAAGCCGGCGTGGAGGTCCTGTTCGTTTCCCACGCCGTCGATGCCATGGTCGAAAACGGCCGCATCCGCGGCGTGGTCATCGAAAACAAGAGCGGCCGCCAGGTCGTCCTCGCCGGGCGTGTGATCGACTGCACCGGCGACGCCGACATCGCCTTCTTCGCCGGTTGCGAATGCATGGCGGGCCGCCCCTCGGACGGCAAACACCAGGCGTGTTCGCTGGAGTTCCGTCTCGGCGGCGTCGACTGGGACCGCTATCAGGAATCGGAACTGAAACGCACCGATCCCTCCTGGATCAACCTGATCGGGAAAGCCGTTGCCGACGGGGATATGCCGTATCCGATCGACAACCACCTGAACTGGGTGACGCACGTCCCCGGACGCCCGCAACACTGCGGCAAGGACGAAATCTCGATGTGCTTCGCCCACTCGCGCAACTGCCGCCCGCTGGACGCCAGAGACCTGACCCGCATGTATATCGAGGGACGCGAACAGGCGGACATCCTCTCGAAATTCATCAAGAAGTGCGTGCCCGGTTTCGAGGACAGCTACCTCATCGACACCGGCAGCCTGCTCGGCGTGCGCGAAAGCCGCCGCGTCGTGGGCGAATATGTCCTGACCACGCTGGATTTCGCCCGCGCCACTCCCTTTGACGACACGGTCTGCATGACCGGTCATCACTACGACCTCCACAACCCCGATGGCCCCGGCAACGTCAAATGGGCGGAGATCGAGATCGACGGGAAAATCCGCTACGTTTCGACGCACGGCAAAGGCGGCTCGTGGGCGCCGCCGGGCGGTTACGAAGCGATTTCCGACGGCTGGGGGCGCACCGGAGCGGATTTCCGGCGCAAGGAACTGCCCAGCTCGATTCCGTACCGTTCGCTGGTGCCGCTCGGGATCGACAACCTCCTGGTGGCGGGACGTTGCCTGTCGAGCGAGTTTATGGCGCAGGCCGGGTGCCGCCTGATCCTGACGTGTTGCAACATGGGGCAGGCGGCGGGCACGGCGGCGGCGCTGTCGCTCGAGGCCGGCGTTACGCCGCGCAAGGTGGATACAACAAAACTCCGCCAGCGGCTCATCACCGACGGTTGCGAGGTCGGACAAAGCTTCCTGAAGCAACGGATGTTACTCGAACCGGCGTAG